The sequence aaacaaaaggagaaaaaaggaggaatcaTTCGGAAATAAACCAGATTTTCGGCATATCTGAAAAGCTCCGGATAAAGGCCCTTATGGGCCTATACAAATAAATGTATCTTTGCAGCAGCTTATTTGATCAAAAACGCAAACCTAGCTAGATTAATCCCCACTGCAGGTgataattgttattattacctAACCTGTGACACAGCAGAGCATACAAGAAGCTGATAATTGGCAAATTGCTTCAGGTCCTTCCTCTGCCACTGACTGAGGGGGCAATTTCGAGGAAGTCACTTGCTCTTTCTGCACCTCAATTTGCCACCTCTCAAGAGGAATCGATGCCATTTAGCAGCCAATACAAAATGGAAAGTGATTCATGATGTAGGAGTGCGATTTGCTGTTCCATCCATTTCCACAGCTCCGCCATCTATTTCCACGGTGCCACACGCACAAGTACTTTGCAGGTACTCACCCAGCTGCACAACAGAGGCATGTGTCTTGCAGCAAATCCTCTTGTACTCTTCATATTACACAGATAGCAACAGCACGCCTCTTACTTCTACATACTTGCCAATAACTGTACCTTCTTGGTCTTCAACCCTGAACCCCGAATAAAGTCCCTCAGTTTCCTCTCTCCATTCCTTTTTCAGAGCATCTTTGTGGTAATTTATTCTGTGCTGGACATCAACCTCTGAGAAGGAGTGATTTGGGGTTAGAGAAATGTCTCAACACCCCCCCAAACTCCTAAAAGATTACATCCTTCATTTGTAACTGGCATTATCCAAAGGACTATGGCAGAATTGGACTCATGGGCTTGATCGATTTATCACGGTGGGTGTTGGCAACTGATAGGCTTAATTTTTACCTCCttgatttcaataaaaatgctttcatgaTCTCATTAAGTTACTTTGTAGCACAACAGCTGTGTGCTTTAGAGCACATGTCTCTCCGTCACTTGTAATTACaatttctcttaaaagaaaacCCCCAAACTCAATGGCTTCTTGAACAAGATATCATTTGTCCTATTTAAAAGTGAcaggattaaataaaatatctttaattgGGCTAAATCCTAATgttattcttcagaaaaaaaacttaaatgTTTTCCCTGATTTGATAATAACTGAGTAGGGACAGTAAAGACGAATGAGCAGGAGCTTCAGAACTCAATATACTTAGAATGAACTTTTCCTACAGGGCCAGCCTGTCCATTTGGAGCCTTAAGCTGTATATTACAGCACCTTTAAGAACACCATcctttgtatttaataataatcTGAGATTGTAAAATGAAACATCCATCTCTCCCACAGCCTGCTCAAAATCCTTAGTTTTATTGGAAATATTTCACGTAATATGCTCTAGAACTACACCATATTGGAAAACAGAGCTGTAAACCGTGTTGCTAGACAAGCTGATGAGCCTGTGTGACAGGGCTGGGAATAGAAACAGCATTAGTATACCATGGGAATAGATGTAAAGGCTATGTCAGCTCTGTATGTAGGGAATGATTGTCCTTCCTACAGCATGACATACACACTGCATTTAATGTACATTTTTACTCTTCAGCCTCGTGAGCTGTTTCCTGCATTTAGGACACATAAAGAATTAATCAAGCTTATGTTTGAGGCACAGCAGACAgaacatttctatatttttgtgCAGCAAAAAGAACACCTATAAAGTACAATAATTTTCAGAACCACTTTCTATAGAATCTGTGCCCTTttgtgaaacaaacagaaacagacaagTGCTTGTGTATCTGGATGATCAGAATATACTAAGTATATCCctaattttcaaaatcataGGATTGCTTTAGAAAGTACGACACAAGAAAATGAGTATAGAGGATTGATCAGTTGCCTGGtgatttttgaaattttgactTTGTCCCACCTCCTTAGAATGACGAAAACTgccttattaaaaaataaaaataaaaataaaaatgtgaagtctCTGTCAAATATTATAAGCTGGCAACTTCACCAAGGCTTTCGTTTTAAATACGTATATTGTCCTTAACCAGGGAAAACTGAAAGATACTTGAATTTCTTTCAAACACCAGCTGACCAGACTCAGTTTAGTACACTCATCAAATGCAATCTTAGCTTTCAGTTGTAAAGTCAATCCTGTTGGTACCCAGCAGTAGTTTCACATGTATATGCTCTGAATTAACACTTACACGTATATATACTTGCATATATCCATATGTACAGGGTTTCATTATTTGTCATCAAATACAGTAATGCATTGGGCCAAATTCTGCCTTGAATTACACTCCACTGACATGAGCAGAATTGCCTAGGAATATACCTAGACTAGGCATAGCTTACTTCCTTCTGGTCCCTTCCATtgattttccttccatttgGCTCCATTCTTGAAGTCTTTGGCAGTTTAAGTTAGGCAAATTATCTGGAAATAGCTTGTATTTACTGATGCTTATTCTCTATATAAACTAGACAATGCAGTCATGTAAAGTGAAAGAAGGAGTTTTGTTAGTATCTCATTTATTTAAGTGCTAATTAACAAGTAAGTTCTAAAGATACAGTTACCTGTATCTTTAGACACTCATGTGcttccaaaacattttgaaactcTGATCGAGAACACAATCCTCTATTCTGTTCTGAGCAACTATTATTCACTTAAGGACCACatcattttaattctcttttcaaTGTGTCTCCTTATGTCCCTAAAAGTTTAAGGCAGTTATACCTTGAGATTCATTGGAATAACTATTATTTGTGTGACTTTTTAGCTGCACAAATAAAATGCCAACTAACTGAATACACCAGGTGTACAGAGGAACAGAATTCAGAAAGCTGTCTGTAATTaagaggtggaaaaaagagCTCCACTATCCTGGTAGGGGAACACGATAGGTAAAACTgcaatttcaaataaatcacccaaagcaaagagcagaaatacatAAGTATACACAAAAGCCTGTGAATTAATTCTCAGTATACATCTAATGTAATTCAGTCAGAACAATGAACCACAGTAGATTAGCCTGTGTCCCATAAAAACtatcatattttcctttgtacCTAGAAAACCCAGTCTACTTGCAGATCTTTTACTTATACAATTGCAAATCTCTTAAACCTGATTTTGACTATTTCGTATCTCAAGAGTGAATCTTTGGCTTTTGTTCTCTACCTAGAACAAACCTAAACTCCTCTGCCACCTAGTGTTTAAAGTATGTTGCGTGCCTGCCTCCAGCTCTTGCTGGCATAGTGTGTTCTACACTAAATCGAAAATTTCGTATTTAAAtaggaaatggaagagaaacttGGTTTATCGATCAGTACAGATAACGTAATTCAACCCAGCCAGAGATCACTGTTCCCTCTCTAGATCTTAGTATGATGCGAACTCGTTTAGCAATTTGCATCCTTGTATTTTTGGACATCACACGATCTTCCTCATTCTTcctataatttaaaataaaatatttttcacataaaatgcaaaaaccACTATAATCACATATAATGTGTATTTAATCATATTAAATTTtcaggcaaaaaataaatgtcttttttcagTGATATTCCTAAATCAGACAATTTTTAATCTGAGTTTAAATTGATTCCAGAATAACCATTTGTAACATCCAGCTTGCTTTTCCTTAGTTtacattgttttgaaaatatctgtatatatattagCACAATTGCaatttatgtttttcaaaatacctCATAGCAACTTTCATCTGCAAATGTAAGCACCATACATTTTAGATCACAAGTTTAACATGAGTCACACCCAAAGAAAATGCCAGCAAAATCTGCATATCTTAATTTGGATAGAAATACTCTGGCAACAGATTCTATTGCATATAAGCAGAATTTATTTCCAGCAACATATTATGCCATGTTTTACGggaatttgggattttttaaaagagaaataggGGTTTGTATGTCAGTGTTTGTAGAGCTACGCTATGGAAGtagctttttctttgctcctcctgttttgaagaaaatatattaaatatatatagacttatatatatattaaaaatatatagactCTTCTGACTCTCGCTgaagataatttatttctggGAAAATTAATGGGTACTGcatcaattatatatatatgaatctccaaaatttatctattttttcttttagagacCATGAATACCAGacattttaatgactttttttcccacatTACTCAGAAACCACCATGAAACACTATCAAGCAACTCATGCTGTGTGGATTGCACAAAGGCAGTACTACCATGAGCAGTATGGCTGTGAAATGAATCATTACCCAACTGTGACCCTGCAAGTACCTTAATATGTCTAAGTGCTGGCACAGACTAACTTCACTTATGTTTCATAAGAACATCTTCACTGATTCACAGATACTGTAAGTCGATAAATGTATGCTCTGTACTGCCGATTATAATTATTACTCCATTAGTGGAAACCACGTCCTCTCTCGTGTTTGgagataaagaaatatatatgtaaataatatCCCTGTGTGTCTGAGAAATTAACCCATGTCTCTCAACATCACAagatatttttgcttatttctcCACAGTCGTTGTCAAAaccatacacatatatataaagggACTAAGACAGCACTGTATAATTGGTCCTATGCTatgtagacaaaaaaaataaaagaaaaaacattctccCTAAAATACATAAGACACCTTTCCCTTGGAACAGCAGTGTATCAGCTTGGCTAATCTCACCTCCAATATGTCAGTCTTATCCTTTCCAACTCTGGCAAAAGCAAGCCTTCCACTCTGCATCCTGCTTACCACTTTTTATTGACTTCAGTTCTGGCtaagaagtgagaaacagatAGGACTGGGACAAATCGTTTGGACAAATAGAAAAGGACTTATGTTGTTTGCTTGGATACTGTCAACTGCATTGCCTCAATTTATACTTCTCAACATTCATTATTTCGATCGACTGTGGAGGACATATAACATCACTGATAACATCTGTTCCTACTTTCCTGCCAAAACATGGAATACAAAGTGAGGAAAGAAACGAAGCCTGTCATCACACACTAGCCCAGGCATAATTTTAAATAGGTTTAGCCATGCTCAAGTGAAGGCTATTCAGGAAAGCGTGGTCCTGCctctccttctgctttcctACTCCCTACATTGATAGTTTTCAGACCCTGACACAAGCTAAGCTACATGGagccaataaaaaataaaccatagAAAACCattgaataatttttttatcAGCATAGACTCACAAAACAGGGAAGTGGAGCTGTAGAGGGTCAAATAGGTGACTAACTAAAACTAATCGTAACCTCTAATGCTAATGGTTTACAACTGGGTGGCTAAAACCAAAGTGGAAACACACAGCCacctgctgtggctgcagcactgaagtGAGTACCCACGGACAGCAGAGGGCAGAGCTATCCCCACTCCGCAGAGAACACAGGACAGGAGGAAGTCAGGCTGTTCTTTGCAGTTTTCCAAGCACACGTTACTGGGAATGGCTGCAAATAACCAGCTTTGACCCTCATAAAATTTACAGGTTTCCAATCGTCAGATCTCAGTTTGCTACTTCACTCAATGAATCACAGTGATTTggtgggggaggtggggagagtgtggaagtttttctttaaaatagattGTTTTGTATCTTGACAACAGAGAGAATAACCTTTGGTGTGGTACCAAAAGATTACATAAAGACCATGCGTAAAACACTGTTTTActcaaaaacagaaatgagtaTCTCAAGCAGCAGCATTGTGGAGAGATCCAGGCAGATCTATTATGAGACATTGAAATTACCAAATAACTGCACTTTTGCTCAGAAATATCCTTTGTATGTAATCAGCACTGGTTTaaaagtgttttggttttgttgttgttgatgttttgttttaagaccaGAAGCCCAGAAAGCAGATTTCTCTAGGAAactttatatactttattttacatccatgaatgtttttcctttgttaagaaaaaaaaaaaaaaaaaaaagttatttacaaaACCAGCATATGTTAACATACAAAGTATTCACTGTACTGAATGCAGATATCCAAATCCAAGATAGGTTCTCTTTCATTGTTGACTGCTATGGTGTATCACTGAACAGTATTCCCCACTGCATGCTATAGAACAGCACTGTGTGacataaaatgttatttgagCAGACTTCCCAAAAGTTCATACGTTTTTTCATATCAGCATTgattaaacaaaacaaggaaaacattctTGAAAAACACGAGCTTTCTCACTGTTAATTTTGAGTAAACCACGACGGACGCTTCCTGGCTCTTTCGATGATCCGCTTGCCTTCGTCTTTTTCTGTGGGCTTTTCTCCCTCATATAAGACTACAGTCTCTACAGTAGGAGCATTAAATGGTCCTCCTTCCTTTTTACCCATTTCCTTCCGAATCTGCCGAGTTTCTGCTTTGACCTGTGCGTAACAATGGCCACACAGGACATGCTTCTCTTTCAAGTTTCCACACTCGGGGCAAACATCTATgtttctctagaaaaaaaaaaataggaaattttacaatctgaacaacaaaaaataaacagggaGCAAGCACAAGCgattaataaatatgaaatgaaataccAGGAAAATTTAATTGCCttttcagaatttattattttatccaaAGTCCTTTTTTCAGCAATGTATTGCTGTATCAGATACTTACTACTAAAAATAGCCCATGAAGTCAATATATAAATCGTTGACATTTGGAAGAATAAAGACCTATCAAGCCATTGAGATGCACAGAAGATATAGATATTTCCACCTATGGCATCCATATAGCTAGCATCCACATTTCGTTGATTTGCGCCTAAAGAGTCACTTTTTATTTAACCACAGGCTACTGTCACACAGGATGACTGTATGttacaaagtgtttttaaagtgaTGATGTCTTTTAAACTTATTTATAAACAGAGTGAAGAAAGTTTTCTGGAAGTTGTACTGGCCATTATGATCCTCTCAAGTGAGattatatatgctatatatgaGCACGAGGGGATGTGCAAAGGATTCTGTAAGTGAGGTTAAAAATCACAGGCATGAATCGTACTCCAGCACGTTTGTTCACCGTTAATCAGATCACTTGCACCGAATATGGCGGGAAGCACGCGTGAAGTTGCCGActacctttatttttatgagatttGTGGGATTTCTCCGCCTGCAGCGGTTCACCTCGATGGTGCGCCGTTTCTTGGGCGCCGCCATCCACAGGACGCTGCCCAAGAGGCCCGGCACCTCGCTGCCTTCTCCGGGGTCTTCTGCTGGCTCGGGGAGACACGCGGGCCCTTGGACAGCTAGTGCTGGCCCTGAAGGTCGGAAATCAGAGAACCATTAAGGTTGGGAAGGATCTCCGaggtcatctgctccaaccatgCCCCTGCCACCAATGCCACCCACTAACCACGTCCCCAGGCATCACCTCCAAcctctccctgagcagccccagggccgctgccccccccccagctccctgggcagccgGTCCCAGcgcctggctgctctttctgacagGAACcatctccccaccccccacctgccccccccggggccgtcCCCCGGCCCCCTCACCCCAGTGCGGCGCTGGCGCCACGGCTCGCAGCAGGCGGCCCCAGCAGCGCCGCAGCAGcccgcccagccccagcagcggAGCGGCCATGTCGCCTCAGGAGCCGGACGGGGAGGACTCTCGCGCCGCTGAGCCTGCTGGGAAAGCGAGTGCAGAGAGCGCGTCCCGGCGTAACAACGGCGGAGGACGGGACTACAAGACCCAGCATGCCCTGCGGCCGCCAGCGCGCTGCCGGAGGACTTCAACTCCCGGCGTGCCTCGCGGCGAGGCTCCGCCAATCAGCGCTGCcgccggcggggcgggcgggcggagCGCGCTTGCGCAGAAGCGAACGGGCGGCGGGGGAGCTGAGGGGCTGGCCCCAAGATGGCGGAGCGCGGCTACAGCTTCTCCCTCACCACCTTCAGGTGCCCCgcggggcgggacggggccgccgggaggggacggggggggacaggagggagcaggaggggacggcagcaccgggggggcGGCCGTGAGGGGCAGCGGGCCGCGGCGGGCGGGGGAGGGCCGCGGCCGGGCTTTGCAGAGTCATGGGGGGGGGCCTGGGGCCTGGGGCCTGGGCAAGGGCTTCAGGGGGGCGCGGGGAAGGGGCCGCTGCTTTCCCTGCTCGCTCCGATGGGGCCGTTAGCACGGATTTTGCCTCCGTGTGGAGGAGATACCAGCTGCCGATGCTGGCTCTCAGTTGTGTGTTTCGTGTCCTGAGAATATTTTAGCTTGCGataggttttaaaatattttcctaaaattgTAAATGTTTTGGTTCTGGTACGTGAAACTATTCTTCTGTTTCACTGGTATTTTGTGAGAGAGGAGTTAGAGTTACTGCTGTCACCTACATTTACATAGCGTATGAATAACTACGCTGATTATtgcatgctttgtttttcctgtctcctCCAAGCACAGAAGTGCACCTTGCATTTTGCTTGTTCGTTTACTAAAGCAGCAGTGTCAGAAATGTTGTCAAAATTGTTTGTCCAATAAGTGACTGGCGCTGCGCTGTCCACTTCCATAGAAATGGAGCTTGCACCCCGTTTTGGAGGAGTTAACTTTAACAGCCTGACgcctgctgctctgtttggaTGGTTCTGCATCTGTTAGCAGAACAGTGTGGGTTGTTAAAGCAAGATGCAGGAATACCTGGAGATGGAAGAGGAACTGTTTCCATCTTGTGCCATTGACCTTCATCAGCTCCTCACAAAGTGAATAGCCGTGGTTTGCTTGTACCTTTCAGTGGTGAATGTTGCTGTCTTGAAAACTATTGCAAACCATAATGCCATGTCAGTGGAAATTCGTGACATGCTGTGAAGATTCCCCCACCAAGCGAGAAACTTGGGTAAAATGGTACAGAGTTGAAGAACTGCATTGCAATCAGTACTTCCCATCCAGGACACGTTAGTTTTTATTTGGGTTATAAGCAGGTGCTGTGCAAGTATCACAGTAGCACCACATGGCAACCTTTTAAAAGAATCTGCCTC comes from Aythya fuligula isolate bAytFul2 chromosome 2, bAytFul2.pri, whole genome shotgun sequence and encodes:
- the MRPL32 gene encoding 39S ribosomal protein L32, mitochondrial produces the protein MAAPLLGLGGLLRRCWGRLLRAVAPAPHWGPALAVQGPACLPEPAEDPGEGSEVPGLLGSVLWMAAPKKRRTIEVNRCRRRNPTNLIKIKRNIDVCPECGNLKEKHVLCGHCYAQVKAETRQIRKEMGKKEGGPFNAPTVETVVLYEGEKPTEKDEGKRIIERARKRPSWFTQN